GGTTCGAGTCCTACTCGAGGAGCCATTTTTAAGCTATTCATGTTAATGAATAGCTTTTTCTTTTTATTTTTGGATTATTTTTGGTATTGTATATAAAATGTATTCGTGATAGTATCATGTTGTATACAAAAAACGTGAAAACATTCACTTGGCATGAGGTAAATTATGATTAAGATTTCAATATGTTTCGGTAGTGCATGTCACCTTCGTGGTGCTTATGGCGTATTAACTGCATTTAAATTCTTACTGGATAAACATGATGTTGAAGGAGTAATTGATTTAGCTGGTGAATTTTGTCAGGGGCGCTGCAATGAGGGCGTTGTAATTAAGATTAATGATGAGATTGTTACTCATGTCTCTGAGAGCAATGTAAGCGAAATTTTTAGAGAAAAAATTTTGGAGCGATTTGTATGCAAATAATTAATACGCGTAATGTTAATTGTAAAGACTGCCATCGTTGTTTACGTTCATGTCCTGTAAAAGCTATCGGCATTAGGCAGGGTCGAGCAAGGGTCTTAGAGGATAAATGTATTCTGTGCGGTAAATGCGTTGCGGAATGCCCGCAGCATGCAAAGCGGCTGACTACTCATTTGCCAGCTATTAAAGAGGCGATTTCCAGTGGGCGCAAGGTCGTTATGAGTCTGGCAACTTCTTTTGTAGGTATTTTTGCTGATTATACACCCACCCAGCTAATGGCATCAATAAAGGCGCTTGGCTTTGCTGCAGTTGAGGAATCAGCTGTAGGAGCCCAAATACTTTCTCTTTTATACCGTTCCCTTTTAAAAGACTGTCAAGGGACGGTAATCTCATCAAACTGTCCAGTAATCGTTAATATGGTAAAGAAATATTACCCGCAGTTAGTTGATAATTTAGCGCCGATTGTTTCGCCTATGATGGCTAACGGTCTTTTACTTAAGCAGAAATATGGAGAAGATGCTTTTGTTGTATTTGCAGGATCATGTATGGCTAAATTTGCTGAACAAAATGAAAAAAGTGATAAGCATGCTGTTGATGCCGTCATAACTTTTAGCCAATTGCGCCAGTGGCTTAAACACGCCAAAATAACCCCGAAATTTGTCCCATATGTACCAAAACCGCTCGGTAACGCTAGGTATTTTCCGGTTGCAGGCGGAGTTTTAAAATCATTTATGGACCATGACACTTTAGATACCGAAATTATTGCTGTTGATGGTATAGAAAAATGTATGGAAGTTTTCGATAGTTTGACCAAGAAAGAAATTGCGCCTCATTTCATAGAGGCTTTTTCCTGTGTAGGTGGATGTATAGGTGGTCCTGCCAGTGGAAGTAATCAGTCCATACCGGTGAGAAGGTTGAAAATAATTGAATTTGCAAATCAATATAAAGGACAAGTTACCCTGGAAATTCCTCATTCTTTAGATTTCACGTGCAAACATGAACCAACACCTATTGTAAATCCGGAGCCAAGTGAAATAGAGATTAAGAAAATTCTTCAGCGAATTGGTAAGTTTACGAAAGCTGACGAGAAAAATTGCGGAGCTTGCGGTTATAATACTTGCCGAGCTAAAGCTACGGCAGTATTTCGTGGAGTAGCTGAAATAGATATGTGTATTCCTTATATGCGCTCTAAAGCCGAGTCCTTTGCTAATATAATCGTTGAAAACTCGATAACCGGTATTATTGTTGTTGATGATAAAATGATCATTCAAGAAATTAATCCAGCAATAAAACGGATGTTCAGCAGCGCTAAACAAATGGAAAAAGGCGATAGTCTAATGGAGTATATCGATTGTTCTGAGTTTGTCAACGTTTCTAATAACGGACAAAAAGTTGTTGGTAAACGTGTCGAGTACCCAGAATATAACTTAGTAACTGAGCAGATGATTATCCCGGTACCAGAACACCAATTAGTCATAGTAGCAATTTCAGATGTTACAGAGCATGAGAAACGCGCAAAAGACTGGGAACAGATGAAAGAGGAAACGGTTGAGAAGGCGACTGACATAATTAATAAACAGATGCATGTTGCTCAAGAAATTGCTGGTCTGCTTGGAGAGACGACTGCCGAAACCAAGTCTGCATTGTTGGAACTTATGTGGCTGCTCAAAGGCAAGGAGGAAAAGTAATGAGCCAGCTTCACGCTGATGTAAGTATAGCGCAGTTATCGAAGGTGGGCGAGGAGCTGTGCGGTGATAAAATAGTTGTTACGCATACCAAGGAAGGTACTATTATAGTTTTGTCTGATGGACTCGGAAGCGGTGTTAAGGCAAATATTCTCGCAACTTTAACAACCAAGATCGCGTCTTCAATGCTGAAACGCGGAATTCCCTTAGCCGATGTAGTCAGTACAATTGCTGATACCTTGCCGGTTTGCCGTCAGCGTAAAATTGCTTATTCTACCCTTCATATTTTAAAAGTGGCATCGTCTGGTCTGGTTACAGTAGTTGAATTTGATTGTCCAACTTCTTTTCTTATCCGCGATGGGAAGGTTCAGCCTTTCCAACTAACCGAAAAGGTAATTAGCGGAAAACTTATTAAAGAGGGGCAATTATTACTAAGAGAAAACGATTTGATAGTTGCCGTCAGCGATGGTATTATTCACGCAGGGATAGGCGGTTTACTAAAGTTGGGCTGGGGCTGGAAGGGAATTGCTGATCAATTACAGTCTATAGCAAGACAAGATTGCAGCGCGAGTTATATTAGTGATAATATAATTCGCTGCACCGAGGGTTATTATCTTGGTCAGCCAGGAGATGACTCTACTATCGTTACGGTAAAAATGCGTAAGACTCGTCGCTTAACAATTCTTACCGGACCACCAGTCGATCGTAGATTTGATGAAAAGCTAGTTAAACGGTTCTTAAGCCAACCCGGCAAGAAGGTTGTAGCTGGCGGTACTACTGCGCATATTGTTAGTAAGGTATGTAATCGTCCTTTAAAAATGGATATTTCAAGCTATAGTGAATATATTCCGCCTATGGGTCATATTGAAGGGGTAGATCTAGTTACTGAAGGTATTTTGACTTTAAATGCTGTTCTTGAATGCATCACAAATCATCGTAACGAGAGAGGATGCTTAGAACGAAATGGCGCCAATCTGCTAGCTGAAATGTTACTAGAGGCTGATAAAATAGATATTTACGCTGGGAAATCAACCAACCCAGCCCATCATAATCCAAGTTTTCCTTTTAAAATTAATGTTAAGCCTCAAGTATTGGCAAAGCTTCAGGCAGTATTGGAGTCAAAAGGCAAGGAAGTAAGTATTGAGTGGTTTTAATTTGTAGGGGGGCTATCATTATGAATACTTTAACTATAGAAATTTGTGTGGGTTC
This genomic interval from Veillonellaceae bacterium contains the following:
- a CDS encoding (2Fe-2S) ferredoxin domain-containing protein; this translates as MIKISICFGSACHLRGAYGVLTAFKFLLDKHDVEGVIDLAGEFCQGRCNEGVVIKINDEIVTHVSESNVSEIFREKILERFVCK
- a CDS encoding 4Fe-4S binding protein, giving the protein MQIINTRNVNCKDCHRCLRSCPVKAIGIRQGRARVLEDKCILCGKCVAECPQHAKRLTTHLPAIKEAISSGRKVVMSLATSFVGIFADYTPTQLMASIKALGFAAVEESAVGAQILSLLYRSLLKDCQGTVISSNCPVIVNMVKKYYPQLVDNLAPIVSPMMANGLLLKQKYGEDAFVVFAGSCMAKFAEQNEKSDKHAVDAVITFSQLRQWLKHAKITPKFVPYVPKPLGNARYFPVAGGVLKSFMDHDTLDTEIIAVDGIEKCMEVFDSLTKKEIAPHFIEAFSCVGGCIGGPASGSNQSIPVRRLKIIEFANQYKGQVTLEIPHSLDFTCKHEPTPIVNPEPSEIEIKKILQRIGKFTKADEKNCGACGYNTCRAKATAVFRGVAEIDMCIPYMRSKAESFANIIVENSITGIIVVDDKMIIQEINPAIKRMFSSAKQMEKGDSLMEYIDCSEFVNVSNNGQKVVGKRVEYPEYNLVTEQMIIPVPEHQLVIVAISDVTEHEKRAKDWEQMKEETVEKATDIINKQMHVAQEIAGLLGETTAETKSALLELMWLLKGKEEK
- a CDS encoding SpoIIE family protein phosphatase; translated protein: MSQLHADVSIAQLSKVGEELCGDKIVVTHTKEGTIIVLSDGLGSGVKANILATLTTKIASSMLKRGIPLADVVSTIADTLPVCRQRKIAYSTLHILKVASSGLVTVVEFDCPTSFLIRDGKVQPFQLTEKVISGKLIKEGQLLLRENDLIVAVSDGIIHAGIGGLLKLGWGWKGIADQLQSIARQDCSASYISDNIIRCTEGYYLGQPGDDSTIVTVKMRKTRRLTILTGPPVDRRFDEKLVKRFLSQPGKKVVAGGTTAHIVSKVCNRPLKMDISSYSEYIPPMGHIEGVDLVTEGILTLNAVLECITNHRNERGCLERNGANLLAEMLLEADKIDIYAGKSTNPAHHNPSFPFKINVKPQVLAKLQAVLESKGKEVSIEWF